ACGCCACATTAGGTAGAGTATTTAACGTACTAGGCGACGTAATTGATTTGGATGAAGAGATTGATTCTTCAGTTCGTCGCGACCCAATTCATAGACAATCCCCAGCTTTTGATGAATTATCTACAAACGTAGAAATTTTAGAAACTGGTATTAAAGTAGTAGATTTATTAGCACCATACCTTAAAGGCGGTAAAATAGGACTTTTCGGTGGTGCAGGTGTAGGTAAAACAGTTTTAATTCAAGAACTCATTAATAATATTGCACAAGAACATGGTGGTATTTCTGTTTTTGCTGGTGTAGGAGAGCGTACACGTGAAGGTAACGACCTTTACTTTGAAATGAGCGACAGTGGAGTTATTAAAAAGACTGCTATGGTTTTCGGACAAATGAACGAACCACCTGGTGCACGTATGCGTGTTGCATTATCAGGACTAACTATGGCTGAGTATTTCCGTGATGAAGAAGGTAAAGATGTATTATTATTTATCGACAACATTTTCAGATTTACACAAGCCGGTTCTGAAGTATCAGCATTATTAGGTAGATTGCCTTCAGCTGTTGGTTACCAACCAACTTTAAGTACAGAAATGGGACAATTACAAGAAAGAATTACTTCAACGAATAAAGGATCTGTAACGTCTATTCAAGCGGTGTTCGTACCTGCCGACGACTATACTGACCCAGCACCAGCTAACGTTTTTGCTCACTTGGATTCTACTACTAATTTAGAACGTAAATTAACTGAAATGGGTATTTATCCAGCAGTTGATCCATTAGCTTCTACTTCTAGGGCATTGGAACCAAATATCGTAGGACAAGAGCATTACGATGTTGCACGTGAAGTACAATCAACGTTACAAAAGTATCGTGAGTTACAAGATATTATTGCTATCTTAGGTATGGACGAATTATCTGAAGAAGATAAACAAACAGTTGAACGCGCACGTCGCATTCAATTCTTCTTATCTCAAAACTTCCACGTTGCTGAACAATTTACTGGCCAAAAAGGTTCTTATGTTCCAGTTAAACGTACCGTTGCGGACTTCAAAGATATTCTTGAAGGTAAATATGACCATATTCCAGAAGATGCATTCAGACTTGTTGGAAGTATGGATGATGTAATAGAAAAAGCTAAAGATATGGGCGTTGAAGTTTAAAAAATTAGGAGGTATGGATAATGAGTACATTAAGCCTAAATATTGTCACTCCTAATGGCTCAGTTTACGATAGGGAAGATGTCGAGTTAGTTGTATTACAAACTACTGCTGGCGAGATTGGTGTCATGTATGGCCATATTCCTACCGTAGCAGCGCTAAAAACTGGATATGTCAAAATTAACTTTGATAATGGTTCAGAATTTATCGCAGTGAGTGAAGGTTTTGTTGAAATAAGACAACATAAATTATCGATTATTGTTCAAACTGCTGAAGCTGCTAAAGACATTGATGTTGAAAGAGCTCAATCAGCTAAAACAAAAGCCGAAGAGCATATAAATAGTGAACAAGATCGCGGTGATGTTCATAGAGCTGAACGTGCGCTAGAACGTGCAAATAACAGACTTTATGTATCTAGCTTAAAATAATTTCATTCAAGAGAAGTTCCAATCAGGAACTTCTCTTTTTTTGTCATTAAAATTTATAAAGATTAAATTGATAAAAATTGTGGACTTTGCATAAAATCATTGGTTAAAGTTATATTTAAAATAATCACTATATTATTTAAATGAAAAGTATCTTTTGGGGGATTTTTCGTGTAGAATACTTTAATAGAGATGAATGAGGAGAATTTAACATGGAGTATTTAGGTCAGTTTGCAATTATACATTTGATATTGCATGTCGTATGTATTTGTTTAAGTTATTGGGCACTAAATGTACTCAGATTGGACCAATTTTTTAAAAAGGGTGCACCTTTAAAGGTACAAGTATGTATGATATTTTTAGCGATATTATTAGGTACAGCCGTGAGTAATTTTATTGTAGATTTATTACAATTTTCAACACAGGTAAAATATTTGTTGCAATAATCCAAATAGTTGTTATTTAAATTTGAATATAGATATAATTATATGAAAGAAAATATTCATAAATTAAACGAGATGAAATTGTAATTTAAGTGGAGGATAAATGATGGACAAGATAGTTATAAAAAGTAGCAATAGATTAACAGGAGAAGTAAAGGCGTCAGGAGCTAAAAATGCAGTATTACCGGTATTAACTGCGTCTTTACTTGCATCGGAAGGTATAAGTCAATTACATAATGTCCCTGCACTTAGTGACGTAGAAACGATTAATAATGTAATTTCTACTTTAAACGCAGATGTAACTTATGAGAAAGATGGAGAAGCCGTAACTGTTGATGCGACTAAAGATTTATTTGAAGAAGCACCTTATGAATATGTGAGTAAAATGAGAGCAAGCATTCTAGTTATGGGACCTTTATTAGCACGTTTAGGTCATGCAAAAGTTGCTTTACCAGGAGGTTGTGCGATAGGATCTAGACCTATAGAACAACATATCAAAGGCTTTGAAGAATTAGGTGCTGATATCCATATGGATGGCGGCTTTATTTATGCTAACGCTAAAAACGGATTAAGAGGTGCGACAATACATTTAGATTTTCCAAGTGTAGGCGCAACCCAAAATATTATTATGGCTGCTTCATTAGCCAAAGGCAAAACTGTTTTAGAAAATGTAGCACGCGAACCAGAGATTGTTGATTTAGCAAACTACATTAACGAAATGGGTGGAAATGTCTTAGGCGCAGGTACAGATACAATCACAATTAATGGCGTAGATAAACTTCATGGAGTGACACATTCTATAATACCTGACCGTATAGAAGCTGGCACTTTATTAATAGCTGGTGCAATCACACGTGGAGATGTATTGGTTAAAGGTGCTATTAAAGAACATATGACAAGTTTAGTATATAAATTAGAAGAAATGGGAGTAAACCTTGAGTATTTTGATGATGCTATTCGTGTTAGCGCAGAAGGTGACTTAAAACCTGTAGACGTTAAAACATTACCACATCCCGGATTCCCTACGGATATGCAATCGCAAATGATGGCATTGTTGTTAACGGTAGAAGGTAATAAAGTTGTGACTGAAACAGTATTTGAAAATAGATTTATGCATGTAGGTGAATTCCAACGTATGAACGCTAACATTACTGTAGAAGGTAGAAGTGCAAAAATTCAAGGTAAGAGCCAACTTCAAGGCGCTCAAGTGAAAGCTACGGATTTACGTGCAGCGGCAGCCTTAATTTTAGCTGGATTAGTTGCTGAAGGAACTACGCATGTTACTGAGTTAAAACATTTAGATCGTGGTTATGTGAATTTACATGGTAAATTAAATTCGCTAGGCGCTAATATTGAAAGAGTCAACGACTAAACTAAACATAGATTATTGGAGGATTTAATAAAATGGAAACTATTTTCGATTATAATCAAATCAAACAAATCATCCCACATAGACAACCATTTTTATTAATTGATAAAGTAGTGGAATATGAAGAAGGTAAACGTTGTGTTGGTATTAAACAAGTATCCGGAAACGAACCATTTTTCAATGGGCATTTTCCAGAATATGCTGTAATGCCTGGCGTACTTATTACTGAAGCTTTAGCACAAACAGGAGCTGTAGCGATGTTAAATAACGAAGATAATAAAGGTAAACTTGCTTTATTTGCAGGGATTGATAAATGTCGTTTTAAGCACCAAGTTGTACCTGGAGATACTTTAACTTTAGAAGTAGAGATTACTAAAATTAAAGGCCCTATCGGTAAAGGTAATGCTAAAGCAACCGTAGATGGACAAGTAGCATGTAGTTGTGAATTAACATTTGCATTGCAAGACGCAAAATAACAAAAAGAGCTTAACTTTTTATAAGTTAAGCTCTTTTTGTTTGAGAATAATAATAAATTATATTTAATTTTTAATTAATGCTTATCTGATTTTTCGTCTTTCAGACGAGGTTTAGATTGCATTAATCGATTAAATGAAGTTTTAAGTTCGTCGCCAGTTAGGCCTTCATCAACTAATTGTTCTAATAAACTTTCAGCATACACTTGTCTCAAAGTATAAATATGACATTCTAAAACTACTGAAATTGACCCATTTAATTTCGTGATATGTTTAATAGTCGCATCAAATAAAGCTGGATCATTTGATGGGCGTGTAATGACTACGCGAATATCTAACAAAGTTTCATTATCCATATAAGATTTCATTGTGTCGTAGTGATAATCTGGAATGACAAGCTCTAATAACCATCCAGTACCGCTATTTTCTTTATTAATAATTACGCCATCTTCCAATTCGTATTCAGTTACGCCACCGTTTTCTGAAACAATTTGGAATCTGACAGCTTTAAATGTTTTCATTGCCTCACATCCATTAAACAAATTTAACTTTTACAATAAATAAGATTATGTAGTTATTATAACGTAAATTCAATTTGATAAGCCAATTTTTATAAAATATAGTAGTCTATTTTTCTTTCGTTTACAAAAAACGGCATTTTGACGTTGAGCGTTAATGTAACTAAGATATAACTACAAGGAGGTGAAACATGATAAATAATATAGTTGTCGTAGGACGACTAACACAAGATCCACAATTTTATAGTAAAGAAACAATAGATTATGCAACACTTTGTCTCGCGGTAGATAGGCCATATAAACGTAAGCCTGAACAGCAAAATTGTGATTTTTTATATTGTAAGGCTTTTGGTAATCATGCTAAAAATATCCACCAATATTTATTAAAAGGAGCACTCGTAGGCATTACTGGACATATGCGATCTTCTAAATATGAAAAAGACGGCCAAATGCATTATGGAACAGAAATCATTATCGAAACAATTAAATTTATGTCTCCTAAAGAAAAGCATCATCAAAATCAAAACGTAGAACTATATGATAAAGAAACTGCTGATTTAATATTCTCCTTGAATTAATCTATTTAATTTAAATGATTTATCCTCAATTTCAAACACATTGTTAAACTAACCATCATTTTATTAACCATCATATTAAACTCATCAAATCCTATTATTAATTATACTTGGCAAAGGCTATTGCTTATTTAAAATTAAATATAGCAATAGCTTTAATTATCGTTGTTTAAGTTGGAACTGAGGCTAAACTATATACAGAAAAATCAGATTTATTACGTCAAAATTACAACTAAAATAAAGTACTGTATATTTTCAAAACTGTCATGAGCGAAAATTTGAACTTTTAAAGTTTTTGATTTCTCCTAAATTGTTGTAATAGCGTTGTAAAAAATGCTCCTTTTTTTTTATTTCACTGTAACCTACAGTATTTTTATGAATGTTAGAGTAGTATTTGCGAAATGATGATAAAACTAATTATCTTATTAGGAGGATTTTTTAATTATGAAAAAAACATTACTTACTTCAACTATAGCATTAGGATTAGGCGTAACAGGCTTAGCAACAGGACATCATGCAAATGCAGCTGAAACAACAGGAGCAAACCATGCTCATTTAGCACATTTAGCACAAAATAATCCATCTGAATTAAATGCAAAACCTGTTCAAGAAGGTTCTTATAATATAAACTTTGACCAAAATAATACTAATTATCAATTTTCTTCAAATGGTCAAAACTGGTCTTGGAGTTATAATAAAGATGCTGGTAATGCTCAACAAGCTCAACCACAACAAAGTGGAGAAGCTCAACAACAAGAGCAACCACAACAAGGTGGAGAAGCTCAACAACAAGAGCAACCACAACAAAGTGGACAAGCTCAACAACAAGAACAATCACAACAAAGCGCTCAAACTCAACAACAAGAACAACCTAAACAACAACAAGCACCTCAAAATGAGCAAACTCAACAGCCACAACAAGAATCTACTTCAAGCTCAAACGATTCAAGTTCAAGTGATGACAGCGGTTCTTCAGTAAATGTTAACAGTCACTTAAAACAAATCGCTCAACGTGAATCTGGTGGCGACATTCATGCAACAAATGCATCAACTGGTGCATCAGGTAAATATCAATTCTTACAAACTACATGGGACTCAGTAGCACCTTCTCAATATCAAGGTCAACCAGCTTCATCTGCACCTGAATCAGTACAAGATAAAGCTGCAATGAAATTATACAATACTGAAGGTGCTTCACAATGGGTAACTGCATAATTTACCTATAAATTAAAAAATATGATTTAATAATATTAAGCGTTGCCTAATTAAAGGTAGCGCTTTTTTCTTGATTTTTTGCAAATTTCAAGGCTATTTGTTATCTTTAGTAAGAAAACATTATAATAAAACTACTAGGGGAGCCATTGGCTGAGATGATGTAAATCAGACCCTTAGGACCTGATTTGGTTAATACCAACGTAGGAAAGTAGTCTACATGTGCTTAATTTTTAATTTCGCCTAGTTAGGACTACATTCTTACGAGGAATGTAGTTTTTTTTATTAGGAGGAACTTTAGCAATGACATTTTCACAAGAGTTAAGAACAGCAGCTAAACCCATTTTAGCAAATATATATAATGATAATTTCATTCAACACATGCTAGCTGGAGATTTATCAGCCGAAGCAGCAAGATTTTACTTAAGAGCTGACGCATCGTATCTTAAAGAATTTGCAAACATCTATGCATTACTTATACCTAAAGTAAATACTATGGAAGATGTAAAATTTTTAGTAGAACAAATACAATTTATTGTAGATGGTGAAGTTGAAGCCCACGAGATAATAGCTAATTATATTGGAGAAGATTATGAAGAAATAGTGCAAGAGAAAGTATGGCCACCAAGTGGTGATCATTACATTAAACATATGTATTATAATGCATTTGTTAAAGAAAATGCTGCACACACAATAGCAGCAATGGCACCTTGCCCTTATGTATATCAGTATATCGCACGCCAAGCTTTAAAAGATGAAAGTTTAAACAAAAATTGCATATTAGCAAAATGGTTTGAATTTTATAGTACAGAAATGGAAGAACTCGTAAATGTTTTTGATAAATTATTAGATAAATTAACAGAAAATGTATCACAACAAGAACGAGATAGTATTAAAGAAAGTTATTTACAAAGTACTGTTCATGAACAAAACTTTTTTAATATGGCATATATTCAAGAATCATGGGATTTTGGAGGTAAATAAATATGAAAAAACCTAAGATAGCGTTAACGATTGCAGGAACCGACCCAACGGGAGGCGCTGGTGTTATGGCAGACTTAAAATCATTTCATGCCTGTGGTGTATATGGCATGGCAGCTATAACGAGTATCGTGGCGCAAAATACAAAAGGCGTTCAACATATTCACAATTTGACTCCACAATGGTTGGAAGAACAGTTAGATAGTGTATATGATGACGAATTACCTCAAGCTTTAAAAACAGGTATGATTGCGTCTAAAGCGATGATGGAATTAATACAATCATATATATCCAAACACCCAGAAATTCCATATGTAATTGACCCAGTAATGCTTGCTAAAAGTGGTGATTCACTAATGGATGACGAAGGTAAAAACAATTTGAAATCTATTTTATTACCACTTGCTACTGTAGCTACGCCTAATATTCCTGAGGCAGAAGAAATTACAGGATTAACAATTAAAAATGAAACTGATGTATACAAAGCTGGACATATTTTTATAAATGAAATAGGTAGTAAAGGCGTTGTTATTAAAGGTGGTCATGCTAATGATGATGAACAAAATTCTACAGATTATTTATTTATAAAAGATGAAGTTTACAAATTTACAGAACCACGTTTTGATACGCCTCATACACATGGGACAGGTTGCACATTTTCAGCTGTTATTACTGCTGAATTAGCAAAAGGGAAAACAATATATGATGCAGTACAAAAAGCGAAGAAATTTATTTCTATGAGCATACAATATACACCTGAAATTGGTGAAGGACGGGGTCCAGTGAATCACTTTGCTTATATGAAAAAGGAGGGCTTAGATGATGAATAACTTGGATACTATTCGTCAACAAAATCCTTTAGTCGTATGTTATACGAACGATGTTGTGAAAAACTTTACTGCGAATGGGCTGTTAAGCTTAGGAGCTAGTCCGGCGATGAGCGAAGCACCAGAAGAAGCCGAAGATTTCTTTAAAGTTGCATCGGCATTGTTAATTAATATAGGTACACTTAACAAGGCACAAAGTCAAGATATGTTGAAAATAGCGCATATCGCTAATAAGTCAGAGGTACCCCTAGTCTTTGACCCGGTTGCAGTAGGCGCTTCTAATTTTAGAAAGTCATTTTGTCAACAGTTTTTGTCAAAAATTGATGTAGCCGTCATCAAAGGTAATGCATCAGAAATATTAGCATTAATAGATGAAGGAGCTACTATGAAAGGCACAGATAGTGACGATGATTTACATGTGTTAGATATTGCGCAACGTGCACAAAAAAAATATAATACGACCATAGTCATTACAGGCAAAGAAGATATTATTGCCCAAGAAAATAAAATAGTGAAGTTATCCAACGGCTCATCATTTTTAGCTAAGATTACTGGTGCTGGTTGTTTGTTAGGTGGCGTTATCGCTAGTTTTTTAAATAAACGTTTATCACCAGATATCTATAATGTGATAGAAGCAGTATCAATTTACAACATTGCAGCTGAACAAGCAGAAGATGAAGTAATAGCACAGGGGCCAGGAACATTTTTAACGCGCTTTATTGATAAATTATACAGTATTGATCATTCAGACTATATAAAGCTAAGTCAAATTGAAGAGGTGTAAACAATGTTTCAGCCAGGCGATTTAAGACTATATTTTATTTGTGGAACACAAGATTTAAGCGATAATCGTAATATCTTGGATGTTGTACAAGAAGCACTAGATGCAGGTATTACAATGTTTCAATTCAGAGAAAAAGGTGAAGGTGCATTAATTGGTTCTGACAAAGAGCAACTCGCTGTAAAGTTACAAAATTTATGTCGTTCTTATGATGTACCATTTATAGTAAATGATGACGTTTCATTGGCGTTGGCAATAGATGCAGATGGAATTCATGTTGGACAAGACGATGAAAATATAGATAAATTTATTCATCAATTTAAACATAAAATCATAGGATTAAGTGTTGGCAATTTAGATGAATATCATAATTCGGATTTATCACATGTTGATTATATAGGCGTGGGCCCGATGTTCCCAACATTTTCCAAAGAGGATGCTAATGAACCTGTAGGACCTGAAATGATTATTCAACTCAGAGAAAAAGAAAAATTAAAAGATTTTCCAATGGTTGGTATTGGTGGCATTTCATTACAAAATTATAAAGAAGTAATGAAAGCTAAAGCGAACGGGGTTTCAGTGATTTCAGCTATAGCTAAAAGCAACAATATAAAAAGTACAGTTCGACAATTTTTACAATATATTGATTAATAGTGAAAATATTATGTTTTTGATTTTCACTTATACTCTAATATGATAAAATGATTTTTGTGTGAATATATCATTAGAGGTGGAAAAATGAAGAAAAAAGCGCTATTACCTTTACTTTTGGGAGTAATGGTCTTTCTAGCAGGATGTGACTACTCTAAACCGAGCAACAGAAATGGTTTCTTCTTTAATACATTTGTTGAACCGATGGATAAATTGATACATTGGTTAGGGACGAATTTTAATAATGATTATGGTTTAGCAATTATTGTAATTGTTGTAGCTATTCGTTTAGTTTTATTACCATTCATGTTATCAAATTATAGAAATAGTCATATGATGCGTGAGAAAATGAAGGTGGCTAAGCCTGATATCGATGCAGTTCAAGAAAAGGTTAAACGTTCTCGTACTCAAGAAGAGAAAATGGCTGCCAACCAAGAAATGATGGAAGTTTATAAAAAGTATGATATGAATCCAATGAAAAGTATGTTGGGTTGTTTACCAGTTCTAATCCAAATGCCAGTAATTATGGGATTATATTTTGTCTTGAAGTTCCCATCAGGTGGCGGATTTACTGATCATCCTAATTTCTTATGGTTTGATTTATCAAAACCAGACATTTGGATAACAGTTATCGCTGGTATTTTATACTTCTTACAAGCATATGTATCAAGTTTAAGCATGCCGAATGAACAGCGTCAAATGGGTTACATGATGATGGTTATTTCTCCAATCATGATTGTGTGGATTTCATTAAGTTCAGCTTCAGCTCTGGGTCTATACTGGTCAGTCAGTGCCGCGTTCTTAATTGTCCAAACACATTTAGCAAACATGTATTATTCAAGAGTTGCTAAAAGAGAAGTAGCTCCAATGTTAGAATCTATGAAAAATGACAACAGTAGCGATGGCAATAAAGCTAAAAATACACAAGTTGTATCTAAAAAAGGTAAGAAAAAATAATACTTTCGTTATAAAAAACGTCTTTCAAATAATTGAAAGACGTTTTTTATATTAAATTGATGACTCCCATTCATAAAAAAATTGTTGTACAAATTGTTGCATAAAATTATGTCTTTCTTTAGCTAGTGTCATTGCAGTTTTAGTATGCATTAAATCTTTTAAGTTAAATAATTTTTCATAAAAATGCTTGATCGCAGAAGGTGATAAATCATTTAAATTTACCGTACCATTTATTAAGGACGGGAAGTCAACTTCATTACTCCACATAGGCTCATTAAACGCACCAGCAAACTGAAAAGTTCTAGCAATTCCAATAGCGCCTAAAGCGTCTAATCTATCAGCATCACGAACTATTTGGCCTTCTTTTGTTAGCATCGTAGTATGAGTTTGAGCATGGTTATAGCTTATATTGTTTATAATATGTAAAATTGCTTCACATTCATTTTTTTCAATTTCTAGCGAAGCTAAAAATGTGCGAAGATTTTTAGCTGCTTCATCAATGTTTGTTAACTTAGAATCAACCGTATCATGTAGAAGGCAAGCCATGTTTATTATAAAAGTATTAACAGGTTGTTCTCGGTCTGCAATATATAGTGCTAACCGTTCGACTCTGTGAATATGTGCAATATCATGACCAGAATAATCATTTCTATGAAATTTGGTCATAAACGTGCGTGCTCTTTTTAGTTTTTCTTTTTGCTTCATACATACTTCACCTCATTAATTTATAAAATAGGAGACAGTAATCGGGAGATGCCCTCTTTAAACTTAATCCATAAGCTACGTTGCGCGTATATTTCTTTCGTTAGTCTATAAGATACTAATAAGTCTTTTTCAAATGCATGGCGTAATTGTTTAGCGAGTGATGTATCATACATAAATGCATTAATTTCAAAATTTAATGCAAAACTTCTATGGTCCATATTCGTTGTCCCGACACTGGCAACTTCGTCATCGATAACGACACACTTAGAATGTAAAAATCCATCTCTATAATGAAATATATTGACGCCAGCATCTAATAAACTCGCAACATTATTATAAGTTGCCCAATAGACAAAAGGATGGTCCGGTTTATCTGGAATCATTACATTGACATTAACTCCACCTAACGCAGCTATTTTAACTGCATCTAAAAATGCTTGGTCAGGAATAAAATAAGGTGTTTGTATGAAGATACTTTTTTTGGCAGATGCAATCATTTTTAAATAACCATATTTAATTTGTTCCCACTCTTCATCTGGGCCACTTGATGCAATTTGAATACCTATATTACCTTCATAATTCACATCAGGGAAATAACGATCTTGGTAGCTTAGATTAGAACGTGTAGACTGAGCGTTCCAATCCAACATAAAGCGTAATTGTAATGCGTTGACAGCATCACCTACAATACGCAAATGTGTATCTCTCCAGTAACCAAATTTCTTTTTAAGTCC
The genomic region above belongs to Staphylococcus durrellii and contains:
- a CDS encoding HD domain-containing protein; translation: MKQKEKLKRARTFMTKFHRNDYSGHDIAHIHRVERLALYIADREQPVNTFIINMACLLHDTVDSKLTNIDEAAKNLRTFLASLEIEKNECEAILHIINNISYNHAQTHTTMLTKEGQIVRDADRLDALGAIGIARTFQFAGAFNEPMWSNEVDFPSLINGTVNLNDLSPSAIKHFYEKLFNLKDLMHTKTAMTLAKERHNFMQQFVQQFFYEWESSI